Proteins found in one Polyangiaceae bacterium genomic segment:
- a CDS encoding TrkA family potassium uptake protein has protein sequence MKKQAIVVGLGQFGLALVRSLSQRGVEVLAVDENEERVRAAAPLAASAVCFDATDEAALGRAAPARRDLTVCAIGDESREASIICTALLRQMGARHVVARATDELHERILRLVGAHEVVNPERAFGERFATRLLYRSVIDEVPLGEDLVITEIRPPKAFVGRTLVELALPRHYGITVVATRREQQGVSTPNPHEKLSSEEILLVVAAPGAVGAMMEKVGS, from the coding sequence ATGAAAAAGCAGGCCATCGTGGTGGGGCTCGGGCAGTTCGGGCTCGCGCTGGTGCGCTCCCTCAGCCAACGTGGCGTGGAAGTCCTGGCGGTCGACGAGAACGAAGAGCGCGTGCGGGCGGCGGCGCCGCTGGCGGCGTCTGCGGTGTGCTTCGATGCCACGGACGAGGCGGCCCTGGGGCGGGCGGCGCCGGCCCGACGCGACCTCACCGTGTGCGCCATCGGTGACGAATCTCGCGAGGCGTCCATCATTTGCACCGCGCTCTTGCGTCAGATGGGGGCGCGGCACGTGGTGGCGCGCGCCACTGACGAGCTGCACGAGCGCATCTTGCGGCTGGTGGGCGCGCACGAAGTGGTGAACCCCGAGCGCGCTTTCGGGGAGCGCTTCGCCACGCGACTCTTGTACCGCTCCGTGATCGACGAAGTGCCGCTGGGAGAAGATTTGGTGATCACGGAGATCCGCCCGCCCAAGGCCTTCGTGGGGCGCACGTTGGTGGAGCTGGCGCTGCCGCGCCACTACGGCATCACGGTGGTGGCCACGCGGCGCGAGCAACAAGGCGTGTCCACGCCCAACCCGCACGAGAAGCTCTCTTCCGAGGAGATCCTCCTGGTGGTGGCGGCGCCCGGCGCCGTGGGCGCCATGATGGAGAAGGTGGGCTCGTGA